DNA sequence from the Sulfurimonas sp. HSL3-1 genome:
CAGTGTGCCGGTATCGCCGGCAGGTCGATACCCTTTTTTTCCAGTGCGGCAAACGCGTCGTAATAGTGACGCCAGCTTGCCAGACGATCCGCATTGACGGCATCGGCCGACTCCAGCTGCGCATAGAGATAGGCCGCGTTGATGTCCGCCGGAAGGTACGATGAACCGATATCGACCCAGGTGTACTTGTCCACCATCCCCCGAAAGAACTGGCTGCGGTTTGTCCCCTTCTCCCGGATGACCTCCGCCCGCTCAGCGAAACGCTCGTCGTTGATGATCAGCAGTCCGCCCTCGCCGCCGGCGGTGTAGTTCTTCGTCTCGTGGAAACTATAGGTTCCGATGTGCCCGATGGTACCCAGCGCACGCCCCTTATAGGTCGCCTGCATCCCCTGCGCGGCATCCTCGATGACGTAGAGGCCGTGGCGTTCAGCGATCGCCATGATCGTATCCATCTCGCAGCCGACGCCGGCATAGTGGACCGGCACGATCGCCTTCGTTTTGTCGGTGATCGCCGCTTCGATCTTCGTCTCGTCGATATTGAGCGTATCGGGACGGACATCGACGAAAACGATCTTTGCCCCTCTCAGGACAAACGCGTTGGCCGTCGACACGAAGGTGTAACTCGGCATGATCACCTCATCGCCCGGCTGGATCTCTATCAGCATGGCCGCCATCTCCAGGGCATGGGTGCATGACGTCGTCAAGAGCGCTTTGGCACACCCGAGCTCCCGCTCGAACCATTCGTGGCACTTCTTCGTGAACAGGCCGTCACCGGATATCTTCCCGCTCCGAACCGCTTCGAGCATATAGGCATCTTCTTTGCCGGTGTACGCCGGTACATTAAAAAAAATCATGAGGGTCTGTCCACCTTTTCAAATCGGGATCGAAACTGTTTCAGGGGCAATACGCTTTCACCCGTTTTGCTCTTTCGGGCATCGAGGATCCTGAGCAATCCCCGCTTGCAAACAACGACCGGGTACCCCTCCGCGTAAAAGACCACTTTGCCGATATGGCTGTCGCGGTCCTCAATCGTCACATCGGAGCACACTTCGACGCTGACCAGCGTGATCATCTCAC
Encoded proteins:
- the rffA gene encoding dTDP-4-amino-4,6-dideoxygalactose transaminase, whose product is MIFFNVPAYTGKEDAYMLEAVRSGKISGDGLFTKKCHEWFERELGCAKALLTTSCTHALEMAAMLIEIQPGDEVIMPSYTFVSTANAFVLRGAKIVFVDVRPDTLNIDETKIEAAITDKTKAIVPVHYAGVGCEMDTIMAIAERHGLYVIEDAAQGMQATYKGRALGTIGHIGTYSFHETKNYTAGGEGGLLIINDERFAERAEVIREKGTNRSQFFRGMVDKYTWVDIGSSYLPADINAAYLYAQLESADAVNADRLASWRHYYDAFAALEKKGIDLPAIPAHCEHNAHMFYLKCTSFEERTAFLEHCKTEEILAVFHYIPLHASPAGKRFSRFHGEDRFTTVESERLVRLPLYYGMGEATRQRVIDVVTSFYGD